A single genomic interval of Nostoc commune NIES-4072 harbors:
- the thiO gene encoding glycine oxidase ThiO: MTSEIVIIGGGVIGLAIAIELKLRGASVTVLCRDFQAAATHAAAGMLAPDAENIPNEAMRSLCWRSRALYPDWTRKLEELTGLNTGYRSCGILAPVFEEAEGQGAGGRGQGAGGAGGDREVNSSSSPSSPAYWLNEEAIHQYQPGLGTEVVGGWWYPEDAQVDNKALAQVLWTAAESVGVELKDGITVEAFLQQQGQVVGVQTNAGIIRAAHYVLASGAWSNELLPVPVRPRKGQMLSVRIPEIAPELPLKRVLFGQDIYIVPRRDRLVIGATSEDVGFIPNNTPEGIQTLLQAAIRLYPQLKHYPIQEFWWGFRPATPDELPILGTSHCQNLTLATGHYRNGILLAPVTAALIADFILEQKSDPLLANFHYSRFQSQPSTSTLMLTHSANFSNGNHPTISPHSPLPTPHPPLIIAGKTFQSRLMTGTGKYRSIEEMQQSIVASDCQIVTVAVRRVQTKAPGHEGLAEALDWTKIWMLPNTAGCQTAEEAIRVARLGREMAKLLGQEDNNFIKLEVIPDLKYLLPDPIGTLQAAEQLVKEGFAVLPYINADPMLAKRLEEVGCATVMPLASPIGSGQGLKTTANIQIIIENAGVPVVVDAGIGSPSEAAQAMELGADALLINSAIALSPNPAAMARAMNLATVAGRLAYIAGRMPIKDYASPSSPLTGTITS, from the coding sequence ATGACTAGTGAGATTGTAATTATTGGTGGCGGCGTTATTGGTTTAGCGATCGCCATTGAGCTAAAACTGCGCGGGGCAAGTGTCACCGTGCTTTGTCGTGACTTCCAGGCTGCCGCTACCCATGCTGCTGCTGGGATGTTAGCACCAGATGCAGAAAACATCCCTAATGAGGCAATGCGTTCCTTGTGTTGGCGATCGCGTGCATTATATCCTGACTGGACGCGCAAACTAGAAGAACTAACTGGCTTAAATACTGGCTACCGTTCCTGTGGCATCCTTGCACCCGTCTTTGAAGAGGCAGAGGGGCAGGGGGCAGGGGGCAGGGGGCAGGGGGCAGGGGGAGCAGGGGGAGATAGGGAAGTAAATTCTTCATCATCCCCCTCTTCCCCGGCTTACTGGTTAAATGAAGAGGCAATTCATCAATATCAGCCAGGATTAGGAACCGAGGTAGTTGGTGGCTGGTGGTATCCTGAAGATGCACAAGTTGATAATAAAGCTTTAGCTCAGGTATTGTGGACGGCAGCTGAGTCTGTTGGTGTTGAACTCAAAGATGGGATTACAGTAGAAGCATTTTTACAGCAGCAAGGACAAGTGGTTGGCGTGCAAACCAATGCGGGAATAATTCGCGCCGCGCACTATGTTTTAGCTTCAGGTGCTTGGTCAAATGAGTTATTACCAGTACCCGTGCGTCCCAGAAAAGGGCAAATGCTGAGTGTACGGATACCAGAAATTGCGCCGGAGTTGCCCTTGAAGCGGGTTTTGTTTGGGCAGGATATTTACATCGTACCAAGACGCGATCGCCTTGTGATTGGCGCAACCAGCGAAGACGTTGGTTTCATTCCCAACAACACCCCAGAAGGCATTCAAACACTATTACAAGCTGCCATCCGGCTGTATCCCCAACTTAAGCATTATCCCATCCAAGAATTCTGGTGGGGATTTCGCCCAGCTACCCCCGATGAATTGCCCATCCTTGGTACTAGCCATTGTCAAAATTTAACCCTTGCAACAGGTCATTACCGTAACGGGATTCTACTTGCACCCGTAACAGCCGCCTTAATTGCCGATTTCATCTTGGAACAAAAGTCTGACCCTCTACTTGCTAATTTCCACTATTCGCGCTTCCAGTCCCAGCCATCTACCTCCACCCTAATGCTGACTCACTCTGCCAATTTTTCCAACGGGAATCACCCTACCATATCCCCCCATTCCCCACTCCCCACTCCCCACCCCCCACTAATCATTGCTGGCAAAACCTTCCAATCCCGCTTGATGACGGGAACTGGTAAGTATCGCAGTATTGAAGAAATGCAGCAAAGCATCGTCGCCAGTGATTGCCAGATTGTCACCGTAGCAGTACGACGGGTACAAACCAAGGCCCCCGGACATGAAGGTTTAGCTGAAGCCTTAGATTGGACAAAAATCTGGATGTTGCCTAATACCGCAGGTTGCCAAACTGCTGAAGAAGCGATTCGGGTAGCGCGTTTAGGGCGAGAAATGGCGAAATTGTTAGGGCAGGAAGATAATAATTTTATAAAGTTAGAAGTAATACCTGACCTTAAGTATTTACTCCCAGATCCAATTGGGACGTTGCAAGCCGCAGAACAATTAGTTAAAGAAGGTTTTGCAGTATTGCCCTATATTAACGCTGACCCGATGTTAGCCAAACGTTTAGAAGAAGTAGGTTGTGCTACAGTTATGCCTTTAGCATCGCCAATTGGTTCTGGACAAGGACTAAAAACAACCGCCAACATCCAAATCATCATCGAAAATGCGGGTGTACCAGTGGTGGTAGATGCCGGTATTGGTTCACCCTCAGAAGCCGCCCAAGCAATGGAATTGGGAGCAGATGCTTTGTTGATTAATAGTGCGATCGCACTTTCTCCAAACCCAGCAGCAATGGCTCGTGCCATGAATTTAGCAACAGTTGCCGGTCGTTTGGCATACATTGCTGGCAGAATGCCTATCAAAGACTACGCCAGTCCTAGTTCACCTCTGACTGGGACGATTACTAGTTAG
- the cimA gene encoding citramalate synthase — MTTNSSPQLWLYDTTLRDGTQREGLSVSIEDKLRIARRLDQLGIPFIEGGWPGANPKDVQFFWQLQEDPLKQAEIVAFCSTRRPNSTAATEPMLQDILAAGTRWVTIFGKSWDLHVTTSLKTTLEENLAMIRDTIEYLRSQGRRIIYDAEHWFDGYKHNRDYALQTLETAIASGAEWLVLCDTNGGTLPHEISQIVQDVVRVTGELGTGDWGLGTRKDSSQSPIPQIGIHTHNDSEMAVANAIAAVMAGAKMVQGTINGYGERCGNANLCSLIPNLQLKLGYSCITEDQLTQLTEASRFVSEVVNLAPDEHAPFVGLSAFAHKGGIHVSAVERNPLTYEHIQPEQVGNHRRIVISEQSGLSNVLAKARSFGIDLDQLKAEAKQILQRLKDLESEGFQFEAAEASFALLMHEALGGRQKFFEVKGFQVHCDLIEGKETSNALATVKLAVDGKNILEAAEGNGPVAALDAALRKALVNFYPQIATFDLTDYKVRILNGHTGTAAKTRVLVESGNGRQRWTTVGVSTNILEASYQAVVEGLEYGLLLHSQTEAALKAPS; from the coding sequence ATGACCACAAATTCTTCACCTCAACTTTGGCTCTATGACACTACATTACGAGATGGCACTCAGCGCGAGGGGCTATCAGTATCGATAGAAGATAAGTTACGCATTGCTCGTAGACTCGATCAACTGGGAATTCCCTTTATTGAAGGCGGTTGGCCTGGAGCTAACCCCAAGGATGTACAATTTTTCTGGCAACTCCAAGAAGATCCGCTAAAACAAGCTGAAATTGTGGCTTTTTGTTCGACTCGCCGCCCCAATTCCACTGCTGCAACCGAACCGATGCTACAAGATATTTTGGCTGCGGGGACTCGCTGGGTAACGATTTTTGGCAAGTCTTGGGATTTACATGTCACAACCAGCCTCAAGACGACATTAGAAGAAAATTTGGCGATGATCCGCGACACGATTGAGTACCTCCGTTCTCAAGGGCGTCGCATTATCTACGATGCCGAACATTGGTTTGATGGCTACAAGCACAATCGAGATTATGCTTTACAGACATTAGAAACTGCGATCGCATCTGGTGCTGAATGGTTAGTCCTTTGTGATACTAATGGTGGTACTTTACCCCATGAAATTAGCCAAATTGTTCAAGATGTGGTGAGGGTGACTGGGGAACTGGGGACTGGGGACTGGGGACTAGGGACTAGGAAAGACTCTTCCCAATCCCCAATCCCCCAAATTGGAATTCACACTCATAACGATTCGGAAATGGCGGTTGCTAACGCAATAGCTGCCGTGATGGCAGGGGCAAAGATGGTACAGGGGACAATTAATGGTTACGGTGAACGTTGCGGTAATGCTAACCTCTGTTCATTAATTCCCAATTTACAATTGAAGCTGGGTTACAGTTGTATCACAGAAGACCAGCTAACACAACTTACAGAAGCGAGTCGTTTTGTGAGTGAGGTGGTCAACCTCGCGCCAGATGAACACGCTCCCTTTGTCGGACTTTCGGCTTTTGCCCATAAGGGCGGTATTCATGTATCAGCTGTGGAACGTAATCCCCTAACTTATGAACATATTCAGCCGGAACAAGTTGGAAATCATCGCCGCATTGTGATTTCTGAACAGTCTGGACTTAGCAATGTTTTAGCCAAAGCCCGCAGTTTTGGCATTGACCTCGATCAACTGAAGGCTGAAGCCAAGCAAATTCTCCAGCGCCTCAAAGATTTGGAAAGTGAAGGATTTCAATTTGAAGCAGCAGAGGCCAGTTTTGCGTTGTTGATGCATGAAGCTTTGGGAGGTCGCCAAAAGTTTTTTGAAGTCAAAGGTTTTCAAGTCCACTGTGACTTGATTGAGGGGAAAGAAACTAGCAATGCTTTAGCTACGGTTAAACTCGCTGTTGACGGCAAAAATATTCTGGAAGCGGCGGAAGGTAATGGTCCCGTGGCAGCTTTGGATGCCGCTTTACGCAAGGCTTTAGTGAATTTTTATCCCCAAATAGCAACCTTTGATTTGACAGATTACAAAGTGCGGATTCTCAACGGACATACAGGCACTGCGGCAAAAACCCGTGTTTTGGTAGAGTCGGGCAATGGTCGTCAACGCTGGACTACAGTAGGGGTTTCCACCAATATTTTGGAGGCTTCTTATCAAGCGGTGGTGGAAGGCTTGGAATATGGTTTGTTGTTGCACTCCCAAACAGAAGCAGCTTTGAAAGCTCCTAGTTGA
- a CDS encoding alpha-ketoacid dehydrogenase subunit beta, producing the protein MAETLFFNALREAIDEEMARDSSVFVLGEDVGHYGGSYKVTKDLYQKYGELRILDTPIAENSFTGMAVGAAMTGLRPIIEGMNMGFLLLAFNQISNNAGMLRYTSGGNFKIPMVIRGPGGVGRQLGAEHSQRLETYFQAVPGLKIVACSTPRNAKGLLKSAIRDDNPVLFFEHVLLYNLKEDLPEEEYLLPLDKAEMVREGKDVTIITYSRMRHHVLQAVKTLEKQGYDPEVIDLISLKPLDFDSIGASVRKTHKVIVVEESMRTAGIGAEVIASINDRLFDELDAPVLRLSSQDIPTPYNGNLERLTIIQPEQIVEAVEKMVALRV; encoded by the coding sequence ATGGCAGAAACACTATTTTTCAACGCCTTACGTGAAGCCATTGATGAAGAAATGGCGCGTGACTCCAGCGTATTCGTTCTCGGTGAAGATGTCGGACACTACGGCGGTTCCTATAAAGTTACCAAAGACCTGTACCAAAAATATGGCGAACTCCGCATTCTAGATACCCCCATTGCCGAAAATAGCTTTACTGGCATGGCAGTGGGAGCAGCGATGACAGGGTTACGTCCCATCATTGAAGGTATGAATATGGGCTTTTTACTGCTCGCCTTCAACCAAATATCCAACAACGCTGGGATGCTGCGCTATACTTCTGGCGGTAACTTTAAAATTCCGATGGTAATTCGCGGCCCTGGCGGTGTCGGACGGCAGCTAGGCGCAGAACATTCCCAGCGACTAGAAACTTACTTCCAAGCTGTGCCAGGTTTGAAAATTGTTGCCTGCTCCACACCAAGAAACGCTAAAGGATTACTGAAATCCGCTATCCGCGATGATAACCCCGTGTTGTTCTTTGAACACGTTTTACTTTACAACTTAAAAGAAGATTTACCAGAAGAAGAATACTTGCTACCTCTGGATAAAGCAGAAATGGTGCGTGAGGGGAAAGATGTCACAATTATTACTTATTCCAGAATGCGGCATCATGTGCTACAAGCAGTAAAGACTCTTGAAAAACAAGGATATGATCCAGAAGTTATCGATTTAATATCTCTAAAACCATTGGATTTTGATAGTATTGGGGCATCAGTACGTAAAACCCATAAAGTCATTGTTGTAGAAGAATCCATGCGAACTGCGGGTATTGGAGCAGAAGTCATCGCCTCAATCAACGATCGCTTATTCGATGAATTAGATGCGCCAGTACTGCGGCTGTCTTCCCAAGATATCCCCACACCTTACAACGGCAACTTAGAACGACTAACAATCATCCAACCAGAGCAAATCGTAGAAGCTGTGGAAAAAATGGTAGCGTTGCGAGTCTAG
- the secD gene encoding protein translocase subunit SecD, which yields MQRQRSLLILILVLIIAAITVITTIPIPLGLDLRGGSQLTIQVKPSADIPTITERELEGVKKVVEGRINGLGVSEPLIQTVGADKILVQLPGVNDPEQAERVLGGTAQLEFRTQKPNTETQLFAFQTSRAELKVKQEELRKSTDKTAIVKNQEDLQKNNQAIAELFESTKPPLIGKYLKDAYGEPSQGNNWHVAIRFDQQGGQLFADLTKNLAGTGRSIGVFLDNELISAPTVGIEFAATGITGGSAIITGRFTAQQANDLGVQLRGGALPVPVEIAERRTVGATLGKDSIQSSIYAGVGGLTLVLIFMVFYYRLPGLIADVSLVIYSLLTWSTFALLGVTLTLPGIAGFILSIGMAVDANVLIFERTREELRAGKSLYRSVESGFYRAFSSILDSNVTTWIACAALFWLGSGLVKGFALTLALGVAVSMFSAITCSRTLLFLAISIPSLRKTELFCPNLPASNKAEVAR from the coding sequence ATGCAAAGACAGCGATCGCTATTAATTTTGATTTTAGTCCTGATAATCGCCGCGATTACGGTGATTACCACAATTCCGATACCTCTTGGGCTAGACTTACGCGGAGGCTCACAGCTCACAATTCAGGTGAAACCATCAGCAGATATTCCCACAATCACCGAACGAGAATTGGAAGGTGTGAAGAAAGTTGTCGAAGGTCGGATTAATGGTCTGGGTGTTTCTGAGCCATTGATCCAAACCGTCGGCGCAGATAAAATACTGGTGCAACTCCCAGGAGTTAATGACCCAGAGCAAGCCGAACGGGTGCTAGGTGGTACGGCGCAGTTAGAATTTCGCACCCAAAAACCGAATACAGAAACCCAACTGTTTGCTTTTCAAACATCTAGAGCCGAATTGAAAGTCAAACAAGAAGAGTTGAGAAAGAGTACTGACAAAACAGCAATTGTCAAGAATCAAGAAGATTTGCAAAAAAATAATCAAGCGATCGCAGAATTGTTTGAAAGCACCAAACCACCTCTAATTGGCAAATACCTCAAGGATGCTTATGGTGAACCCAGTCAAGGTAATAACTGGCATGTTGCCATTCGCTTCGACCAACAGGGTGGTCAACTGTTTGCCGATTTGACAAAAAATCTTGCTGGTACTGGGCGTAGCATTGGTGTTTTTCTAGACAATGAACTGATCAGCGCTCCTACTGTGGGTATAGAATTTGCCGCCACTGGTATTACTGGTGGTTCTGCCATCATTACAGGACGCTTTACCGCACAACAAGCCAATGACTTAGGTGTGCAACTACGTGGTGGTGCATTACCCGTACCAGTAGAAATTGCAGAAAGGCGGACAGTAGGGGCAACTTTGGGTAAAGATAGTATTCAAAGCAGTATTTATGCTGGGGTTGGTGGTCTAACTTTAGTATTAATATTCATGGTGTTTTATTATCGATTACCTGGACTGATTGCGGATGTGTCATTAGTGATCTACTCCCTCTTAACTTGGTCAACCTTTGCTTTATTAGGCGTCACCCTAACTTTGCCCGGAATTGCTGGTTTTATTCTCAGTATTGGGATGGCAGTTGATGCCAATGTGCTAATTTTTGAACGGACGCGAGAAGAATTGCGAGCTGGTAAATCTTTGTATCGTTCTGTGGAATCTGGTTTCTACCGAGCATTTTCTAGTATTTTAGATAGCAACGTCACTACATGGATTGCTTGTGCTGCACTGTTTTGGCTGGGGTCTGGTTTAGTCAAAGGCTTTGCACTAACCTTAGCTTTGGGGGTAGCTGTGAGTATGTTTAGCGCAATTACCTGTAGTCGGACATTGCTGTTTTTGGCAATTTCAATTCCTTCTTTACGGAAGACAGAACTTTTCTGTCCAAACCTGCCAGCATCGAATAAGGCAGAGGTGGCTCGATGA
- the secF gene encoding protein translocase subunit SecF: protein MKLSINKSRSLWWTISAVIILAGIISMVISWQQPNIHAPLRPGLDFIGGTRLQFVRDCTKPGNCDKPIDINAVREVAKAQGLGDSSIQLISENGAENGVSIRSKDLNVDQRTNLQNALSQQIGAFDPQKNQIDSVGPTLGKELLRSGLLALIVSFIGITIYMSFRFQLDYAVFAIIALFHDILITVGVFSILGLVAGIEVDSLFIVALLTITGFSVNDTVVIYDRIRETIKIHPEQPIAEIVDDAVNQTLTRSINTTLTVLLTLSAIFLFGGETLRFFALALIIGFTMGAYSSIFIASTLLTWWRERGESQVVESLEPIDTSTSSQDS from the coding sequence ATGAAACTGAGTATAAACAAATCGCGATCGCTTTGGTGGACTATTTCTGCTGTAATTATTCTCGCCGGGATCATCTCAATGGTGATTTCTTGGCAACAACCCAATATTCACGCACCCTTACGCCCCGGTTTAGATTTTATCGGTGGTACACGGTTGCAGTTTGTTCGAGATTGCACCAAACCAGGCAACTGTGACAAACCAATTGATATCAACGCTGTCCGGGAAGTAGCAAAAGCGCAGGGGTTAGGTGATAGCAGCATCCAACTTATCTCCGAAAATGGAGCAGAAAATGGTGTATCAATTCGGTCAAAAGATTTAAATGTCGATCAGCGCACCAACTTGCAAAATGCTTTAAGCCAACAAATTGGTGCTTTTGATCCGCAAAAAAACCAAATTGACTCCGTTGGCCCTACCTTGGGCAAAGAACTGTTGAGGTCTGGGCTATTAGCTCTGATAGTTTCCTTCATCGGTATTACTATCTATATGAGCTTCCGCTTCCAGTTAGATTATGCGGTGTTTGCGATCATTGCCCTATTTCACGATATTTTAATCACGGTAGGGGTATTCTCGATTTTGGGTTTGGTAGCGGGCATCGAAGTAGATAGCCTTTTTATCGTCGCCTTACTTACTATCACAGGTTTCTCAGTCAACGATACAGTGGTGATTTACGATCGCATTCGGGAAACCATTAAAATCCATCCTGAACAGCCGATTGCCGAAATTGTAGATGATGCGGTTAACCAAACCTTGACAAGATCAATCAACACGACCTTAACCGTGTTGCTAACATTATCTGCGATCTTTCTATTTGGCGGAGAAACACTAAGATTTTTCGCTCTAGCTTTGATTATTGGCTTCACGATGGGAGCTTATTCAAGTATTTTCATCGCCAGTACTCTCCTTACTTGGTGGCGAGAAAGGGGTGAATCCCAAGTGGTAGAAAGCTTAGAGCCGATTGATACATCTACCAGTTCCCAGGATAGTTAA
- a CDS encoding GNAT family N-acetyltransferase: MNESQIQFSDRKAEIDLYQLQELLNVSAFWAKGRSIEDLGIAIDNSEPVIFVCLRDRLIGFARATSDGIYRATIWDVVIHPEYQSSGLGSKLVETVLSHPRMRSVERVYLMTTHQQGFYEKIGFQPNTTTTMVLHNLPNRAFAPPTEVQLQESLGA; encoded by the coding sequence ATGAACGAGTCTCAGATTCAATTTAGCGATCGCAAGGCTGAAATTGACCTTTACCAACTTCAAGAACTGTTAAATGTTTCAGCTTTTTGGGCAAAAGGTCGCAGTATTGAAGATTTAGGTATAGCCATTGACAACAGTGAGCCAGTGATTTTTGTCTGCCTTCGCGATCGACTCATTGGCTTTGCTAGAGCAACATCTGATGGCATATATCGCGCCACAATTTGGGATGTTGTGATTCATCCAGAGTATCAAAGTAGTGGATTGGGAAGCAAGTTAGTAGAAACCGTTTTGAGTCATCCCCGCATGAGGTCGGTTGAGCGCGTTTACCTGATGACTACTCACCAGCAGGGTTTCTACGAAAAGATTGGTTTTCAACCCAATACCACCACTACGATGGTGCTACATAACCTACCTAACCGTGCTTTTGCTCCTCCTACTGAAGTTCAGCTTCAGGAATCACTAGGGGCATAG
- a CDS encoding sensor histidine kinase, which produces MNWSNWIYLGAGIALGVIFRQLFVRAPNVSSSSSPVAPLDQQDMPPISQQLQQTQLAYFMAREMSQFKGGFLARTTHELRSPLSGLIGLHQLILSDLCEDPAEEREFIAQAYERTLKLLKLMDEILSVARTEHGTNKLDIQPRSLAQVLEEVHKLTYMLAANRNLPLELLPADPEIYVLTDYLWLRQILISLIDTAINQMEEGSICISSSTAPTSNFVNIWLDVPTDAIPWSEPIDLIKSEDQPLQIDQGKAALSPGMRLLINQTLVEVMGGKLEILPSTIAKEPHQEISRLQISMPLVIPEAELQ; this is translated from the coding sequence ATGAATTGGAGCAACTGGATATATCTAGGAGCAGGAATAGCACTAGGTGTGATTTTCCGTCAGTTATTTGTGCGAGCGCCTAATGTTTCATCTAGCTCATCCCCAGTAGCGCCATTAGATCAACAGGATATGCCACCAATATCGCAACAGCTACAGCAAACGCAGCTGGCATACTTTATGGCAAGGGAAATGAGCCAGTTTAAAGGTGGTTTTTTGGCGCGGACTACCCACGAATTGCGATCGCCCCTCAGTGGTCTGATCGGCTTACATCAGTTAATTTTGTCGGATCTATGTGAAGACCCGGCTGAAGAGCGAGAATTTATTGCCCAAGCTTACGAGCGAACGCTAAAGCTACTCAAGTTGATGGATGAAATTCTCAGCGTTGCTAGAACTGAACACGGTACTAATAAATTAGATATTCAGCCCAGATCATTAGCCCAAGTTTTAGAGGAAGTTCATAAATTAACTTATATGCTGGCGGCCAATCGCAATCTTCCCTTGGAATTGTTACCCGCCGACCCAGAAATTTATGTTTTGACAGATTACCTCTGGCTCCGCCAAATATTGATAAGTTTAATAGATACTGCCATTAATCAAATGGAGGAAGGCAGCATCTGTATTTCTAGCAGCACAGCGCCTACAAGTAATTTTGTAAACATTTGGTTGGATGTACCAACCGATGCCATACCCTGGAGCGAACCGATTGATTTAATTAAATCTGAAGATCAGCCGCTCCAGATTGACCAAGGAAAAGCTGCTCTTTCGCCAGGAATGAGGCTGTTAATTAATCAGACTCTGGTAGAAGTTATGGGAGGAAAGTTAGAAATCCTGCCCTCGACCATTGCGAAGGAACCACATCAAGAGATTAGCAGACTACAAATCTCTATGCCCCTAGTGATTCCTGAAGCTGAACTTCAGTAG
- a CDS encoding L-threonylcarbamoyladenylate synthase, with the protein MTQVSLTNLIAGARAGLLVSFPTDTVPALAAIPEKAALIFAAKQRSQDKPLILMAASAEDLWPYVKGDENEYKVWREVADKYWPGALTLVLPASDVYDGLRLRVPKVMNPIDPTTIGIRVPNSAIAQTILAQTGPLATTSANFSGQPPLQTMAEIEVQFPNVLTLEYQGEISGVGVPSTVAKWTGINWQILRQGAIELDISSDN; encoded by the coding sequence ATGACTCAAGTTTCTTTAACAAATCTAATAGCTGGCGCACGCGCTGGGCTTTTGGTGAGTTTTCCTACGGATACTGTTCCTGCGCTTGCAGCGATACCAGAAAAAGCAGCATTAATTTTTGCGGCGAAACAACGCAGTCAAGACAAACCTTTGATTTTGATGGCTGCTAGTGCTGAAGATTTGTGGCCGTATGTTAAAGGTGATGAGAACGAGTATAAAGTTTGGCGAGAAGTAGCAGATAAATATTGGCCAGGAGCGCTGACGTTAGTTTTGCCAGCAAGCGATGTCTACGACGGGCTACGCCTACGCGTGCCAAAAGTTATGAACCCTATCGATCCAACAACAATTGGTATTCGAGTCCCAAACAGTGCGATCGCCCAAACTATTTTGGCGCAAACAGGCCCGCTTGCTACTACTAGCGCCAATTTTTCTGGTCAGCCGCCTTTGCAAACGATGGCAGAAATTGAGGTTCAGTTTCCTAATGTTCTGACCCTAGAATACCAGGGTGAAATATCAGGAGTGGGTGTACCTTCCACCGTTGCGAAATGGACAGGAATAAATTGGCAGATTTTGCGGCAAGGTGCGATAGAGTTAGATATTTCCAGCGATAACTAA
- the prmC gene encoding peptide chain release factor N(5)-glutamine methyltransferase: protein MGEKQLISGLQLWQWRNTAQQAAIATDVSPAEVDWLLLEVAGLDRLALRLESFKNWPQIHVQLPLEELDRLWQRRLNDRLPVQYIAGVTPWRNFQIAVSSAVLIPRPETEFLIDLALASASNASGHWADLGTGSGAIAIGLADILPKATIHAVDYSLEALAIAQTNARNLGFTDRIKFYQGSWWEPLTFLKGQFSGMVSNPPYIPTSTLPSLQPEVVNHEPHLALDGGTDGLDCIRHLIEISPSYLQPGGVWLIEMMAGQADAVRELLQNQGSYCKIQIHADLAGIERFAVAYRS from the coding sequence ATGGGGGAGAAACAGCTGATATCTGGTTTACAACTTTGGCAGTGGCGCAATACTGCTCAACAAGCAGCGATCGCCACTGATGTCTCACCTGCCGAGGTAGATTGGCTGCTGTTAGAAGTTGCTGGGTTAGACCGCTTGGCACTGCGTTTGGAGTCTTTTAAAAACTGGCCGCAAATTCATGTGCAATTGCCTTTAGAAGAGTTAGACCGTTTGTGGCAGAGGCGATTAAATGACCGCTTACCAGTGCAGTATATTGCCGGAGTTACACCTTGGCGTAACTTTCAAATTGCAGTGTCAAGTGCGGTTTTGATTCCCAGACCAGAGACAGAATTCTTAATTGATTTAGCTTTAGCATCTGCCAGTAATGCTTCAGGACACTGGGCTGATTTAGGCACTGGGAGTGGAGCGATCGCCATCGGACTAGCAGATATCTTGCCAAAAGCAACAATTCATGCTGTTGATTACAGTTTAGAAGCTTTGGCGATCGCCCAAACCAACGCCCGTAATTTAGGTTTTACTGACCGGATTAAATTTTATCAAGGTTCCTGGTGGGAGCCACTGACATTTCTCAAAGGTCAATTCAGTGGTATGGTGTCGAATCCCCCTTACATACCCACCAGTACCTTACCTAGTTTGCAACCAGAAGTAGTTAACCATGAACCACATCTAGCTTTGGATGGTGGCACTGATGGCTTAGATTGCATTCGCCATTTGATAGAAATCTCCCCTAGCTATTTGCAACCTGGTGGCGTGTGGTTAATTGAGATGATGGCAGGACAGGCGGATGCAGTGCGAGAACTTTTACAAAATCAAGGTAGCTATTGTAAAATTCAAATTCACGCTGATTTAGCTGGAATTGAACGTTTTGCTGTAGCTTATAGAAGTTAG
- a CDS encoding Tic22 family protein → MKSFIRLGATLGIAGTVFLTGLSGIGNLPGIGNQEAIALPQDQMVKKLQEIPVFTLVDPKGGLPILTGRNASKTVPLVVFFISKQDAQKFLDNRLRQDAPKLASTLQVRPLSLAEYYQIVEEGKKKKDSVIYTLEPTQQQVESATTILNQNGKKGQQFNGIPLFVPKFKKDNRYLTIPLGKGNERYIPFYFEKEQAVAVLEEFKKAVPQEAANTEIQVVDLYGVINALNTSNDPIINKIVLYPSRESINFFRSLAPNQAPAAKPAAAPAPKK, encoded by the coding sequence ATGAAATCATTTATTCGCTTAGGCGCAACATTGGGTATAGCTGGCACTGTATTTTTAACAGGGCTTTCAGGAATAGGCAATCTACCAGGAATAGGTAATCAAGAGGCGATCGCATTACCACAAGATCAGATGGTGAAAAAGCTACAAGAGATACCAGTGTTTACGCTGGTAGATCCTAAAGGTGGATTGCCAATCCTGACTGGTAGAAATGCATCTAAAACTGTTCCTTTAGTAGTATTTTTCATCAGTAAGCAAGATGCTCAAAAATTCCTTGATAATCGCTTAAGGCAAGACGCTCCAAAATTGGCAAGCACGCTCCAGGTAAGACCTTTGTCTTTGGCAGAGTACTATCAGATTGTGGAAGAGGGTAAAAAGAAGAAAGACTCTGTGATTTATACTTTAGAGCCGACACAACAACAGGTTGAGTCAGCAACTACTATACTGAATCAAAATGGGAAAAAAGGGCAGCAATTTAACGGTATTCCTTTATTCGTCCCCAAATTTAAAAAAGATAATAGGTATCTGACCATTCCCCTGGGGAAAGGCAACGAGCGCTACATCCCTTTCTATTTTGAGAAAGAGCAAGCAGTAGCTGTGTTAGAAGAATTTAAAAAAGCTGTGCCCCAGGAAGCAGCCAATACTGAAATTCAGGTGGTGGACTTGTACGGTGTTATAAATGCTCTCAATACTAGCAACGATCCAATTATAAATAAGATCGTTTTGTATCCATCACGGGAGTCTATCAATTTTTTTCGCTCGCTTGCACCGAATCAAGCTCCAGCTGCCAAGCCTGCTGCTGCACCCGCTCCGAAAAAATAA